One window of the Maridesulfovibrio frigidus DSM 17176 genome contains the following:
- the tssK gene encoding type VI secretion system baseplate subunit TssK gives MHANKPLFWHQGLFLQPQHFQLSDLHQLHRLRALREYGQPHFWGLTRLDIREGALERRNFEVSDVEVLFDDGNFVSFPGNAKLEPRSFDKAWVDGEKPFMVYLGLRKWNPEGGNVSLVEDGAPVVNTMFAASPNPEELPDLLGSGPVAQIKPMRYVLRLFWETELEDLGAYTIIPLARLVLDVQQIRLDESFIPPVITLSGSDYLSNIFRDVSDQVASRCRRLEQYKNPGGLGAGDLDFTSTVFLLALRTLNRYAPKLKHLADAPHIHPWKAFGVLRQIIGELSSFSRDFSALGEGINGEKMLPDYNHENLGPCFESARAIITRILDSLTAGPEFMSQFVFEDPYYTAELPDRAFGPGNSFWLLIRMDQTDQASDEILKIAKLSATKGMSALLARAVHGISLTSVENPPPGLPRTKGALCFRIDTESPLWDDIEKSRSISLYWDSAPKEMVAYIAAMRG, from the coding sequence GTGCACGCTAATAAACCTCTTTTTTGGCATCAGGGATTATTTCTTCAACCACAACATTTTCAGTTGTCGGATCTTCATCAATTGCATCGTTTACGTGCTTTGCGTGAGTATGGACAGCCCCATTTCTGGGGGCTTACCAGACTTGATATTCGTGAAGGAGCACTTGAACGTCGTAATTTTGAAGTTTCGGATGTAGAAGTCTTGTTTGATGATGGCAATTTTGTTTCCTTTCCTGGAAATGCCAAACTCGAGCCTAGATCCTTTGATAAAGCTTGGGTGGATGGCGAAAAACCTTTCATGGTCTATCTCGGACTTCGTAAATGGAATCCTGAGGGAGGCAATGTTTCACTGGTTGAGGATGGAGCTCCTGTTGTTAACACTATGTTTGCGGCATCTCCAAATCCTGAAGAGCTTCCTGATCTTTTAGGAAGTGGTCCTGTGGCTCAGATTAAGCCTATGCGATATGTGCTTCGTCTTTTCTGGGAAACCGAACTTGAAGATCTTGGCGCGTATACGATAATTCCGCTTGCCCGCCTTGTTCTTGATGTTCAGCAAATTCGCCTTGACGAAAGTTTTATTCCTCCAGTCATTACCCTGAGCGGTTCGGACTATTTATCCAATATTTTTAGAGATGTGAGTGATCAGGTCGCTTCACGCTGTCGTCGCCTGGAGCAATATAAAAATCCGGGTGGGCTTGGTGCTGGAGATCTGGACTTTACCTCAACGGTCTTTTTACTCGCCTTACGAACATTGAACCGGTATGCGCCCAAGCTTAAACATTTAGCGGATGCTCCGCATATTCATCCATGGAAAGCTTTTGGAGTATTGCGCCAGATAATAGGCGAGTTGTCTTCTTTTTCCCGCGATTTTTCTGCCCTTGGTGAGGGGATTAATGGTGAGAAGATGCTGCCTGATTATAATCATGAAAATCTCGGTCCTTGTTTTGAGTCGGCCCGCGCGATTATTACCCGTATTCTTGACAGCCTGACAGCTGGACCTGAGTTCATGAGTCAGTTTGTTTTCGAAGATCCTTATTATACTGCGGAACTTCCAGACCGAGCATTTGGTCCGGGGAACAGTTTCTGGTTGCTCATTCGTATGGATCAAACGGATCAGGCGAGTGATGAAATTCTTAAGATTGCAAAACTTTCGGCAACAAAGGGAATGAGTGCTCTTCTTGCTAGAGCCGTCCATGGTATAAGTTTGACTTCAGTGGAAAATCCTCCACCGGGTTTGCCGCGTACTAAGGGCGCACTGTGTTTCCGCATTGATACCGAGTCTCCTTTGTGGGACGATATTGAAAAGTCTCGTAGTATTTCGCTTTACTGGGATTCTGCTCCAAAAGAAATGGTGGCATATATTGCGGCCATGAGAGGGTAG
- a CDS encoding 7TM diverse intracellular signaling domain-containing protein has protein sequence MNSIRLFLIIFILSLCGCVQTGGDNQVKAAQGYLDLSRWDFAQLGLAPLDGDWEFYQHSINSSDSPRLLLRKTKKDFFPIPSIWRGDTTQGVPLTSQGQGIYHLRVQLAPESGADSLYIAGMLSVCRVWVNGDLVAASGTPGNNIELEIPQKHLLTPNFPRAGRYVDIVLELSNFHNKEGGINSSILIGTRDQIQDLINNRRISGAITGGALLIMGIYHLIIFLMLRSNRENLYFGLFCILWCIGTVFSPSSAFLVTKFFTFDWGWYIKICLLPAGLTVPLLLIFYNSLFPQKYGEKVNLIYLVFGGIYIVYILVSPPSAYSLGPLAYFLVSRTAYVYLFASFINDLRKKRKGAIYLAPGYLALACAELNEVFFDFNIFNSVDFAPYGTFMFILSYSLLMSARFSETLSKYEKISGELETSKKDEHDHKIVHVRLSKMLNTVDEALLAVNSDLIIDFCNGSFEKLSGFQDIKIQGHHLVQLFESNGHHEIEDLLQLLRPQSVAAGKVRKDNFKFPIADGKILNASISMWQMEVENETIYVISVSPAAVVLDKRQLAVQIMNSSIECWEKSADQDKASLATQSGLWNVYMEKDGYSRTQTLDRYLSEETLPSRPRWKNVYATVEFVLANTAARDATYLELEKGIAELKKMS, from the coding sequence ATGAATTCTATCCGTTTATTTTTAATAATATTTATATTGTCACTCTGCGGATGTGTTCAAACTGGTGGTGACAATCAAGTCAAAGCCGCTCAAGGCTATTTAGATCTCTCCCGTTGGGATTTTGCTCAGCTTGGCCTAGCTCCACTTGATGGGGATTGGGAATTTTATCAGCATTCCATAAATTCTTCAGACTCACCTAGACTATTATTACGCAAGACCAAAAAAGATTTCTTTCCTATTCCTTCAATCTGGCGTGGTGATACTACGCAAGGTGTTCCGTTGACATCACAAGGTCAGGGGATATACCACCTGCGGGTTCAACTTGCTCCTGAGTCAGGAGCCGACTCCCTGTATATTGCCGGAATGCTTTCTGTGTGCCGTGTTTGGGTAAATGGGGATTTGGTTGCAGCATCAGGGACTCCCGGAAATAATATTGAGTTGGAAATACCACAAAAACATTTGCTTACACCGAACTTCCCTAGGGCTGGCAGGTATGTCGATATTGTTTTGGAGCTATCTAACTTCCATAATAAAGAAGGAGGAATTAACTCCAGCATACTTATCGGGACCCGTGATCAGATTCAGGATTTGATTAATAATCGTCGTATTTCAGGAGCCATCACTGGTGGCGCTCTTCTAATTATGGGGATCTACCATCTCATCATATTCCTGATGCTCAGATCTAACAGAGAAAATCTGTATTTCGGATTATTCTGTATTTTATGGTGTATTGGAACCGTTTTCAGTCCTTCATCCGCGTTCTTAGTCACCAAATTTTTCACTTTCGATTGGGGCTGGTACATAAAGATATGTCTCCTTCCAGCAGGGCTGACAGTTCCCCTGTTGCTGATTTTTTATAATTCACTTTTCCCCCAAAAGTATGGTGAAAAAGTCAACTTGATATACCTCGTGTTTGGTGGAATTTATATTGTATACATCCTCGTTTCACCGCCAAGTGCATATTCCCTCGGGCCTTTAGCGTACTTTCTTGTCAGCAGGACTGCGTATGTTTATCTTTTCGCATCCTTTATAAATGATCTGCGTAAAAAACGGAAAGGGGCCATCTATCTGGCTCCCGGATATTTAGCACTAGCATGCGCTGAATTGAATGAAGTATTTTTTGACTTTAATATTTTCAATTCTGTAGATTTTGCACCGTACGGAACGTTTATGTTCATTCTTTCTTACTCACTTTTAATGTCTGCACGATTTTCTGAAACATTATCCAAATACGAAAAGATCTCAGGAGAGTTGGAAACTAGCAAAAAAGATGAGCATGACCATAAAATTGTCCACGTGCGTCTTTCCAAGATGCTCAATACAGTTGATGAAGCACTGCTCGCTGTTAATAGTGATCTCATTATTGATTTTTGCAACGGCTCTTTTGAAAAATTGAGTGGTTTTCAGGATATTAAAATACAGGGCCATCATTTAGTTCAGTTGTTTGAATCAAATGGGCACCACGAAATAGAGGACTTACTGCAACTTCTCAGACCGCAGAGTGTTGCAGCCGGTAAAGTAAGGAAGGATAATTTTAAGTTCCCCATCGCGGATGGGAAAATATTGAATGCATCTATTTCCATGTGGCAGATGGAAGTGGAGAATGAAACTATCTATGTGATTAGCGTCAGTCCTGCCGCCGTAGTGCTTGATAAACGCCAGCTTGCTGTGCAGATAATGAATTCTTCTATAGAATGCTGGGAAAAAAGTGCAGATCAAGACAAAGCTAGTTTAGCAACGCAATCCGGGCTGTGGAATGTATATATGGAAAAAGACGGATACTCACGCACTCAGACCCTTGATCGCTACTTAAGTGAAGAGACTCTTCCAAGTCGTCCAAGATGGAAGAATGTTTATGCAACAGTTGAGTTTGTTCTGGCTAATACTGCGGCGCGGGATGCAACTTATTTGGAGCTTGAAAAGGGAATTGCGGAGCTAAAAAAGATGTCATGA
- a CDS encoding DotU family type IV/VI secretion system protein — MHLSDCFLELFTFIRLVTDSQEQISADYDTVRKDISVLIERLEERALDNGFSSEEFDEARFAVFAWVDETVLCSSWAGTREWLKLTLQREFYGTANAGEEFFERLDVLLGSREKPVDETLFADFAKESEKEPIGEGKNGNTEVLEVYTLCLSLGYTGVHFSDSDSSHLDQLREDGLARLMGKQDVDGLSAFPQSYGSGKEAKRKSNYGRVFDPLAILFFLLPMLVVAGVFFAYKGLLEYSLNLWLG, encoded by the coding sequence ATGCATCTATCGGATTGTTTTCTCGAACTATTCACTTTTATCCGCTTGGTAACGGATTCTCAGGAGCAGATTTCTGCTGATTACGATACTGTGCGCAAGGATATCTCGGTTCTTATTGAGCGGCTCGAAGAGAGGGCGCTCGATAATGGCTTTTCCAGTGAAGAATTTGATGAAGCACGATTTGCAGTTTTTGCATGGGTTGACGAAACCGTGCTGTGTTCTTCTTGGGCGGGAACGAGAGAGTGGCTTAAGCTTACTTTGCAGCGTGAATTTTATGGGACGGCCAATGCCGGTGAGGAATTTTTTGAGCGGCTTGATGTTCTTCTTGGGTCAAGAGAGAAGCCAGTAGATGAAACTCTGTTTGCAGATTTTGCTAAAGAGTCTGAAAAAGAGCCTATTGGTGAAGGTAAGAATGGGAATACTGAGGTTCTTGAAGTTTATACCTTGTGCTTGTCTCTAGGATATACGGGTGTACATTTTAGTGATTCAGATTCCAGCCATTTAGATCAGCTGCGCGAAGACGGTCTTGCCCGACTTATGGGCAAACAGGATGTTGACGGACTTTCCGCTTTTCCTCAGTCGTATGGTTCCGGTAAGGAAGCTAAACGCAAATCAAACTATGGGCGGGTTTTTGATCCGCTTGCCATATTGTTTTTTCTACTCCCTATGCTTGTAGTGGCTGGTGTTTTTTTCGCCTATAAGGGCTTGCTAGAGTATAGCCTCAATCTTTGGTTGGGCTAA
- a CDS encoding type VI secretion protein IcmF/TssM N-terminal domain-containing protein yields the protein MKKFLFSVLKILLIVLIFVAAAVGSYSLVTYMGWPWWAGACLFGGLIGVVAAILFMRKWLLRRRERKFVKRIVDQDDSAIAAAPAHERQRLQDLQHRWKEAVELLQASELRKRGNPLYVLPWYMVFGESDSGKTTAVSSSRLTTILTDVGPVPGVAATKNCDWWFFEEAIILDTAGRYAIPLDESRDKEEWEQFLSLLVKYRKKEPLNGLIITVPADRLLGGDDDGIHEYGRSLRRRINELMRVLGVRFPVYVLITKMDLVFGLNGLTDVLPEHALSQAMGHVNESLVTDPEIFVDKAVFSVTERLRELRLLLIDNKSKFDPAFLLFSDELDRLRPRLKAFATGAFEDNPYTELPLFRGMFFSSGEQTGEQASEFLEGLSSLKVVEKKKPAATRGIFLHDFFSKVLPRDRHLFTPIIEFLKWKLLTRNLGMGVWLLILFFVMGLFSLSYIGNQRAMNDLFVAFPKKPVFSKKVDEQIVEMETFREKVLNLNKLNSNWWVPRMGLEVSREAERKIQLLFCENYKSVIQVPMDDQINAAINKLGKNSPEQLTSEYINLLVWRIDLLENRLSGGDMQPLTAFELPSGKALSEAVKGFSPDLMKYLAEQYGSYLVWTDNTEVLQEQKLLLQARLGKVFSLKGSDFKWLVDWVNENQNLHGIALQDFWGGPHLRLKNEVNISPAYTKPGREVLQKFLVELKSAMQDSSEFDKQANEFWTWYAEQYYRTWFNFASHFSDGEKQLLTKEDFRLMATKMSLPDNPYFKLLTQMKEEFEPLKKIKPIPQWVAQVYSFNIVLAQYKASKSKGVEESSEKAQDSLRKIVADLGGKMAVAVEQRIEVAKKLDAYMNVLDDVAAFTDTQEKAFKSASALFPGTGGAASGGTTGGSAGGAPAKSGDAGKNPVAGATKAMAELKARMNSEGRGSDLFWGLVAGPLDFIVHVVTMEAACELQLLWEGQVLAATAHVPANKLRENLFGKTGVVNKFISGSAKPFLSRNTNGWSGRTWIGTKFPFKSDFFVFLNDGARGSQEIQPEYKVSLSTIPTNVNSNATQEPFATLLTVECGSAQQVLSNYNYAEEMLFTWKPEDCGTTTLTIQFPGINLTRTYEGKLGFAKFLSEFKGGVMTYTPKDFPEQAKGIAGLGIETIKVGYTFKGAAPVIKLLELKPLNVPDTITDCWH from the coding sequence ATGAAGAAATTTCTTTTTTCAGTTCTAAAAATACTCCTGATCGTGCTCATATTTGTAGCCGCGGCTGTAGGATCCTATTCTCTTGTCACTTATATGGGCTGGCCTTGGTGGGCTGGTGCGTGTCTGTTTGGCGGGTTGATAGGCGTTGTTGCGGCCATTTTATTCATGCGTAAATGGCTACTTCGTAGGCGTGAAAGGAAATTCGTAAAACGAATTGTTGATCAAGATGATTCTGCCATCGCGGCGGCTCCGGCTCATGAACGTCAGCGTTTGCAGGATCTGCAACATAGATGGAAGGAAGCCGTTGAGCTATTGCAGGCTTCGGAGCTGCGTAAGCGCGGAAATCCTCTCTATGTGCTACCTTGGTATATGGTTTTCGGCGAGTCTGATTCCGGTAAGACCACTGCGGTCAGCAGCAGTCGCCTTACAACTATATTGACCGATGTTGGCCCCGTTCCGGGCGTTGCCGCCACTAAGAATTGTGATTGGTGGTTTTTTGAAGAAGCTATTATTCTAGATACTGCGGGGCGCTATGCTATTCCGCTTGATGAATCCCGCGATAAAGAAGAGTGGGAACAATTTCTTTCCCTTTTGGTTAAGTACCGCAAAAAAGAACCTCTGAACGGTTTAATTATAACTGTGCCTGCTGATCGTTTATTAGGCGGGGATGATGACGGTATTCATGAATATGGGCGCAGTTTGAGGCGTCGTATTAATGAACTTATGCGAGTACTTGGAGTACGTTTCCCTGTTTATGTTCTGATCACCAAAATGGATCTCGTTTTCGGTCTTAACGGCCTGACAGACGTTTTGCCGGAGCACGCTCTTTCTCAGGCTATGGGCCATGTAAATGAATCTTTGGTTACTGATCCTGAAATATTTGTAGATAAAGCTGTCTTCAGCGTGACTGAACGGTTACGCGAACTCAGACTTTTGCTGATAGACAATAAAAGCAAATTCGATCCTGCGTTCCTCCTTTTTTCAGATGAATTGGATAGGCTGCGTCCGCGTCTGAAAGCCTTTGCTACAGGTGCTTTTGAAGACAATCCATATACCGAATTACCATTGTTTCGCGGTATGTTTTTCTCCAGTGGAGAACAGACAGGTGAACAAGCTTCTGAATTTCTTGAGGGGCTATCATCTCTTAAAGTGGTTGAAAAAAAGAAGCCCGCAGCTACCCGCGGAATCTTTTTACATGACTTTTTTTCCAAGGTTCTTCCACGGGACCGGCATTTGTTCACACCTATTATTGAGTTCCTTAAGTGGAAGCTTCTGACTCGAAATTTGGGCATGGGCGTGTGGCTTTTGATCCTGTTCTTCGTGATGGGTCTTTTCAGTTTGTCATATATTGGCAATCAGCGGGCTATGAATGATCTCTTTGTCGCTTTTCCGAAGAAACCTGTTTTTTCAAAAAAAGTTGATGAGCAGATAGTTGAGATGGAAACTTTCAGAGAGAAGGTCTTAAATCTAAACAAGTTGAACTCAAATTGGTGGGTTCCCCGCATGGGGCTTGAGGTCAGCCGCGAAGCCGAGAGAAAGATTCAATTGCTATTTTGTGAAAATTACAAGTCGGTTATCCAAGTTCCTATGGATGATCAAATTAATGCCGCAATTAATAAGCTGGGCAAAAACTCACCGGAACAGCTGACTAGTGAATATATTAATTTACTGGTGTGGCGTATTGATTTGCTTGAAAATCGTTTGTCAGGCGGAGACATGCAACCGTTAACAGCTTTTGAACTTCCGTCCGGGAAGGCTTTGTCGGAAGCAGTAAAAGGGTTCAGTCCAGATTTGATGAAATATCTGGCTGAACAGTATGGATCTTATCTTGTCTGGACGGATAATACTGAAGTTTTGCAAGAGCAGAAACTATTGCTCCAAGCTCGTTTGGGCAAAGTTTTCAGCCTCAAAGGATCTGATTTCAAGTGGTTAGTAGACTGGGTTAATGAAAATCAGAATCTACATGGAATAGCCTTACAAGATTTCTGGGGTGGACCGCATTTGCGTTTAAAAAATGAAGTTAATATCTCACCTGCCTATACTAAGCCTGGTCGGGAAGTTCTTCAAAAATTTCTGGTTGAGCTAAAAAGTGCCATGCAGGATTCGAGTGAATTCGATAAACAGGCTAATGAATTTTGGACTTGGTATGCAGAGCAGTATTATAGAACTTGGTTCAACTTTGCCTCGCATTTCTCTGACGGGGAAAAGCAGCTTCTGACCAAAGAGGACTTCCGGCTTATGGCTACCAAAATGTCCCTGCCGGACAATCCTTATTTCAAATTGCTGACGCAGATGAAAGAGGAATTCGAGCCTCTTAAAAAGATTAAGCCAATTCCGCAGTGGGTGGCTCAAGTTTATTCTTTCAACATAGTTTTGGCTCAGTATAAAGCAAGTAAGTCCAAGGGTGTAGAAGAATCTTCTGAAAAAGCTCAGGACTCTTTAAGGAAAATTGTTGCAGATCTTGGTGGAAAAATGGCTGTTGCCGTTGAACAGCGCATTGAAGTTGCCAAGAAGCTTGATGCATATATGAATGTGCTCGACGATGTTGCCGCGTTTACGGATACTCAGGAAAAAGCGTTTAAGAGTGCCTCTGCGCTATTCCCCGGAACTGGGGGCGCTGCCTCTGGTGGAACTACTGGCGGAAGCGCTGGCGGAGCACCCGCGAAGAGCGGAGATGCCGGGAAGAATCCTGTCGCAGGTGCTACCAAGGCAATGGCTGAGTTAAAGGCTCGTATGAACAGTGAAGGGCGTGGGTCTGATTTGTTCTGGGGGCTTGTGGCTGGGCCACTTGATTTCATCGTACACGTGGTCACCATGGAAGCTGCTTGCGAGCTTCAGCTATTATGGGAAGGGCAGGTTCTTGCTGCAACGGCTCATGTGCCAGCTAACAAATTGCGAGAAAATCTGTTTGGTAAAACAGGTGTGGTCAATAAATTTATCAGTGGATCAGCTAAACCGTTTTTAAGTCGTAATACTAATGGTTGGAGTGGGCGTACTTGGATTGGAACTAAGTTCCCGTTTAAGTCTGACTTCTTTGTTTTTCTTAATGATGGAGCGCGAGGCAGTCAGGAAATTCAGCCGGAGTACAAGGTCTCGCTGTCCACAATTCCTACCAATGTAAATAGCAATGCAACGCAGGAGCCTTTCGCTACCCTGCTAACCGTTGAGTGCGGCAGTGCTCAGCAGGTATTGTCTAATTACAACTATGCCGAGGAAATGCTTTTCACATGGAAGCCGGAAGATTGCGGTACGACCACACTGACGATTCAGTTTCCGGGTATTAATTTGACTCGTACTTATGAAGGAAAGCTCGGTTTTGCGAAGTTCTTGAGTGAGTTTAAAGGCGGCGTAATGACCTACACTCCAAAGGACTTTCCTGAACAGGCAAAGGGCATAGCTGGACTCGGTATTGAGACAATTAAGGTTGGTTATACCTTTAAAGGTGCTGCTCCTGTTATTAAATTGCTTGAACTTAAGCCTCTGAATGTCCCTGACACTATTACGGATTGCTGGCATTAA
- a CDS encoding AMIN domain-containing protein — protein MLTIFYRRFYILLFLIWLSATAGLFVLSVWGDYDTFIDDFSKMVRDEVHTNSTNATAGIEIKGESLNATGSTVLSQASDAIMHKAKVAKNAVRREVVYEVRAVEEGVEDIFDENQPVVDPIAEEVAADKARKAMDRQHSGAGRLTEVMFTETPDKFLAQLRTTKNVERVTFFWLPKPTRLIVDLRGKWKNSASSLYRFSDSFMSHVVVGMHPDRLRVVFEFTDSKAPMGTRPELVRTPEGLDVVVVSPGNGTTKPASQ, from the coding sequence GTGCTAACAATATTCTACCGGAGATTTTACATCCTGCTTTTCCTGATATGGCTTTCGGCCACCGCAGGTCTTTTTGTGCTCTCTGTGTGGGGTGATTATGATACGTTTATAGATGACTTTAGTAAGATGGTTAGGGATGAAGTCCATACGAATAGTACTAATGCAACTGCCGGAATAGAAATAAAAGGTGAAAGCCTCAACGCGACAGGCAGCACTGTGCTCAGTCAGGCTTCGGATGCAATAATGCATAAGGCCAAAGTTGCAAAAAATGCTGTTCGCAGAGAAGTTGTCTACGAAGTTCGTGCAGTAGAAGAAGGCGTGGAAGATATTTTTGATGAAAATCAGCCGGTCGTAGATCCTATTGCCGAGGAAGTTGCAGCGGATAAGGCCAGAAAAGCAATGGATCGTCAGCATTCGGGAGCAGGAAGGCTTACGGAAGTCATGTTCACGGAAACCCCTGATAAGTTCCTAGCTCAACTTCGGACCACCAAAAATGTGGAGAGGGTTACTTTTTTCTGGCTTCCAAAGCCGACTCGCTTAATTGTTGATTTGCGTGGGAAATGGAAAAATAGCGCTTCCAGCCTATACCGTTTTTCAGACAGTTTTATGTCACACGTGGTAGTAGGTATGCACCCTGATCGTTTGAGAGTTGTGTTTGAGTTCACCGATTCAAAGGCGCCGATGGGAACTCGCCCCGAACTGGTACGCACTCCCGAAGGGCTTGATGTTGTTGTGGTTAGCCCCGGAAATGGTACTACTAAGCCTGCTTCTCAGTAG
- the tssJ gene encoding type VI secretion system lipoprotein TssJ, whose protein sequence is MVLRYLILLCMSFIFVVAGCGGKPKPVNPTTVTTPAKSPDQMKWTYQTAAISLKLGVDKELNQYDGDPHTLLLCVYQLSDLSKFNELAGSSTGLSKLYNCTSFGPTVTQVRREFIQPGKNATLTMDRAEGTKFVGVAAGYYNLQGSGATRNWQIPMDVTSTGMLWWSDTWYAPAKLDAMLILGPQEIQKVGE, encoded by the coding sequence GTGGTACTCAGGTATTTGATATTACTTTGTATGTCGTTCATATTTGTAGTTGCCGGATGCGGGGGGAAACCTAAGCCCGTAAATCCGACAACAGTGACTACACCTGCTAAAAGTCCTGACCAAATGAAATGGACTTATCAGACCGCTGCTATTTCTCTTAAGCTCGGTGTTGATAAAGAATTAAATCAATATGATGGGGACCCGCACACACTGCTTTTGTGTGTTTACCAGTTGTCTGATTTGAGTAAGTTTAACGAACTTGCAGGTAGTTCTACTGGCCTTAGTAAGCTATATAACTGCACAAGTTTCGGTCCGACTGTTACCCAAGTAAGGCGGGAGTTCATTCAGCCCGGAAAGAATGCGACTCTTACTATGGACCGGGCTGAAGGGACAAAGTTTGTCGGGGTTGCCGCGGGTTATTATAATCTGCAAGGGTCCGGAGCGACTAGAAACTGGCAAATTCCTATGGATGTAACAAGTACAGGTATGCTTTGGTGGTCAGATACTTGGTATGCTCCAGCTAAGCTGGATGCGATGCTGATTCTTGGTCCACAAGAAATACAGAAGGTCGGGGAGTAA
- a CDS encoding type VI secretion system contractile sheath domain-containing protein, which yields MHIEIPPFSILAFGPFSPELDTEKPPVVTVNSLSLNDAVAAIAPTLNIPVDKTLCADGNIAITIKKMADFRPKNISKNTLFIKEILEAKAYVKNGGNPADLEVKYPRTAQLITIPATTSSRKSESKASAIDDILSMVDTDANETSSPISSGSTSVGDQIDAIHDKLLQTIFADLNFRMMEAAWRGAELLTRQIPSGTEPTVNLTLVPLPKGDCIPVFDMLESGLADTPPDLILVDKHIINTPRAMVELERIMTFAETMLAPAVIPIGPKFLEISDWKALKSVRFIPSLLEGAEYGRWKTLRTQSGAGWIVPCVSGIMTRPKHQFESTPLWSSSAWAIGALCGKSIATHARPTRFSDRGSVRIEDLPLTEGSSPAPLEIMLDSERRTDFKQAGILPLVAAPGKDQVFVTTSITMDGGPLNFRMFLSQLTGFIIRLSETHGDEIVDIEIDLAKAISLFMQALGLSVPSNLKITAGENTEGSIPLEITFTPDSEILTGGQPFTFGFSW from the coding sequence ATGCACATAGAAATACCGCCTTTTTCAATATTAGCATTCGGACCATTTTCTCCAGAACTGGATACAGAAAAACCTCCAGTCGTAACGGTAAATTCACTTTCCTTAAACGACGCGGTAGCCGCTATTGCTCCGACTCTTAATATCCCAGTGGATAAAACTCTCTGCGCAGATGGAAATATTGCAATAACTATTAAAAAAATGGCTGATTTCAGACCAAAGAATATATCTAAGAACACCCTCTTCATCAAAGAAATTCTCGAGGCAAAAGCGTATGTCAAAAATGGGGGAAATCCAGCAGATCTAGAGGTAAAGTACCCGCGCACAGCACAGCTTATAACAATTCCGGCAACTACCAGCTCCCGCAAATCGGAATCAAAAGCCAGCGCCATTGACGACATCCTATCCATGGTGGACACAGACGCAAATGAAACAAGTTCGCCTATTAGCAGTGGTTCCACCAGTGTAGGCGATCAAATCGACGCCATTCACGATAAACTTTTGCAAACTATTTTCGCTGACCTAAATTTCAGAATGATGGAAGCCGCATGGCGCGGAGCAGAACTGCTAACACGCCAAATTCCATCAGGAACCGAGCCTACGGTTAATCTAACTCTGGTTCCACTACCAAAAGGAGACTGCATCCCCGTTTTTGATATGCTCGAAAGCGGATTAGCTGACACTCCGCCCGACCTTATCCTTGTAGATAAACATATCATCAATACTCCGCGAGCTATGGTGGAACTTGAGCGAATCATGACTTTTGCGGAAACCATGCTTGCTCCGGCAGTTATCCCCATTGGTCCGAAATTTCTGGAAATATCAGATTGGAAGGCGCTTAAGTCCGTCCGTTTTATTCCGAGCTTACTTGAAGGTGCTGAGTATGGCCGCTGGAAAACATTACGCACCCAATCCGGCGCAGGCTGGATTGTGCCTTGTGTCAGCGGAATAATGACCCGCCCGAAACATCAATTTGAGTCAACACCTTTATGGTCCAGCTCCGCTTGGGCAATCGGGGCGTTATGCGGCAAGAGCATTGCAACACATGCTCGCCCAACGCGTTTTTCCGACCGTGGATCTGTCCGCATCGAAGACCTGCCGTTAACCGAGGGTTCTTCTCCGGCACCACTTGAAATAATGCTTGATTCAGAGCGCAGAACGGATTTCAAACAGGCGGGAATTTTACCACTTGTGGCCGCACCGGGCAAAGATCAGGTTTTTGTGACCACATCAATAACAATGGACGGTGGTCCTTTAAATTTCAGAATGTTTCTTTCACAGTTGACGGGTTTTATCATCCGCCTCTCCGAAACTCATGGTGATGAAATAGTTGATATTGAAATTGACCTAGCCAAGGCCATATCCCTATTCATGCAAGCTTTAGGGTTGTCCGTCCCAAGCAATCTGAAAATAACTGCTGGCGAAAACACCGAAGGATCTATACCGCTCGAAATAACTTTCACTCCTGATTCTGAGATTCTCACTGGAGGCCAGCCTTTCACCTTCGGATTCAGCTGGTAA